One window of the Conexibacter sp. SYSU D00693 genome contains the following:
- a CDS encoding OsmC family protein produces MTQVMKAVSSRAGTFKQHIQVRDHRLVADEPLDKGGRDAGPDPLELLAASLASCTAITMEMYAERKGWDVGGIEVVCDFAPAERGCPTKFDLTMRFPDHLSAEQVERLRVIAAKCPVHRTLEGEVMFAERVEQAFPAAP; encoded by the coding sequence ATGACGCAGGTCATGAAGGCGGTGTCCTCCCGCGCGGGGACGTTCAAGCAGCACATCCAGGTCCGCGACCACCGCCTCGTGGCCGACGAGCCCCTCGACAAGGGCGGCAGGGACGCCGGGCCGGACCCGCTCGAGCTCCTCGCCGCGAGCCTCGCGTCGTGCACCGCCATCACCATGGAGATGTACGCCGAGCGCAAGGGCTGGGACGTCGGCGGCATCGAGGTGGTCTGCGACTTCGCCCCGGCCGAGCGCGGCTGTCCGACGAAGTTCGACCTGACCATGCGCTTCCCGGACCACCTCAGCGCCGAGCAGGTCGAGCGCCTGCGCGTGATCGCGGCCAAGTGCCCCGTGCACCGCACGCTCGAGGGCGAGGTCATGTTCGCCGAGCGCGTCGAGCAGGCGTTCCCCGCGGCGCCCTGA
- a CDS encoding VOC family protein: protein MPITRNVCLDHLNLHVSDMERSRAFYRAAVAPLGFTELVHEEWVLFGPEGAQDLCLVPHADPQPVHVALAAASRLEVDAFHAAALAAGGTDNGAPGLRPQYHAGYYGAFVLDPDGHNLEAVFHER from the coding sequence ATGCCCATCACGCGCAACGTCTGCCTGGACCACCTCAACCTCCACGTCTCGGACATGGAGCGCTCGCGCGCCTTCTACCGGGCCGCCGTCGCGCCGCTGGGCTTCACCGAGCTCGTGCACGAGGAGTGGGTGCTGTTCGGGCCCGAGGGGGCGCAGGACCTCTGCCTCGTCCCGCACGCCGACCCGCAGCCCGTCCACGTCGCGCTGGCCGCCGCCAGCCGCCTGGAGGTGGACGCCTTCCACGCCGCCGCGCTGGCGGCCGGCGGCACGGACAACGGCGCGCCGGGCCTGCGCCCGCAGTACCACGCGGGCTACTACGGCGCCTTCGTCCTGGACCCCGACGGCCACAACCTCGAGGCCGTCTTCCACGAGCGCTGA
- a CDS encoding alpha/beta fold hydrolase produces the protein MPEISAARYRAGQGEPLVLIHGFTATWRCWEPVLAPLVAQFDVFAPTLPGHDGGAAWPTAGRFGLQDAVDLVEAELDEQGMTGRVHVVGNSMGGTIALELARRGRALSCTALSPGAGWFHGDAEGERIIKFFKRQQKMARASAPHLDRVMRRPVPRRLALRDVMLHGELVQPADAAAMTRSSTKCEVVDLVYGAIRDGSAILADLGDVPAPVIVAWARHDRILPLERHAPRFRNEIKDVDFRILEGCGHVPMWDDPALVVKTIQDGVQAGRRAAAQAAAA, from the coding sequence ATGCCGGAGATCTCCGCCGCCCGCTACCGCGCCGGGCAGGGCGAGCCGCTCGTCCTCATCCACGGCTTCACCGCGACCTGGCGCTGCTGGGAGCCCGTCCTCGCGCCGCTCGTCGCGCAGTTCGACGTGTTCGCGCCGACGCTGCCCGGCCACGACGGCGGAGCCGCGTGGCCGACCGCCGGGCGCTTCGGCCTGCAGGACGCCGTCGACCTGGTCGAGGCCGAGCTCGACGAGCAGGGGATGACCGGCCGGGTGCACGTGGTCGGCAACTCGATGGGCGGGACGATCGCCCTCGAGCTCGCGCGCCGCGGCCGGGCGCTGTCGTGCACCGCCCTCTCGCCGGGCGCCGGCTGGTTCCACGGCGACGCCGAGGGCGAGCGGATCATCAAGTTCTTCAAGCGCCAGCAGAAGATGGCGCGGGCGTCGGCGCCGCACCTCGACCGCGTGATGCGCCGGCCGGTCCCGCGCAGGCTGGCGCTGCGCGACGTGATGCTCCACGGCGAGCTGGTGCAGCCCGCCGACGCCGCGGCGATGACCCGCTCGTCGACCAAGTGCGAGGTCGTCGACCTGGTCTACGGGGCGATCCGCGACGGCTCGGCGATCCTCGCCGACCTCGGCGACGTGCCGGCGCCGGTCATCGTCGCCTGGGCCCGCCACGACCGGATCCTGCCGCTCGAGCGCCACGCCCCGCGCTTCCGCAACGAGATCAAGGACGTCGACTTCCGGATCCTCGAGGGCTGCGGGCACGTGCCGATGTGGGACGACCCGGCGCTCGTGGTCAAGACGATCCAGGACGGGGTGCAGGCGGGCCGCCGCGCCGCCGCGCAGGCCGCGGCCGCGTAG
- a CDS encoding DUF1015 domain-containing protein: MADVQPLRALRHDLERAGPLARLISPPYDVLDAQQRADLAARSPYNAVHLDLPQAPEPDGDPYLHAALLLDGWRDQGAVVQDDEPSLLVLEQEFDAPGGGRRTRRGVHARVRVQPYGPGGVRPHERTHPGPKEDRLRLTRATKANVSPIFVLHDDPEGTVTDALQRAIDATPLYASATDDEGTEQRLHRITDPDLLAAVCAPFADRELLIADGHHRYETARVYADEQGAQDGPHRFVLAHLVALQDPGLAVFPTHRLLDDLKDPVTQERLGTALKELFDVTPLHSTDELRPPDGQGPLTLGYLDRHFNQPFRLVLKDQARADAALRDKPAAFRHLDTAVLEALVLRDVLGMTEDDVAHLNGLGYSRTDREAVELITSGRYDCGFFLRASPVEQVREVAATGEVMPPKSTFFHPKVPSGLTFNPLAYSRA, translated from the coding sequence ATGGCCGACGTCCAGCCCCTGCGAGCGCTGCGCCACGACCTCGAGCGCGCCGGCCCGCTGGCGCGCCTGATCTCGCCGCCCTACGACGTCCTCGACGCCCAGCAGCGCGCCGACCTCGCCGCGCGCTCGCCCTACAACGCCGTCCACCTCGACCTCCCCCAGGCCCCGGAGCCCGACGGCGACCCGTACCTCCACGCGGCCCTCCTCCTCGACGGCTGGCGCGACCAGGGCGCCGTCGTGCAGGACGACGAGCCGTCGCTCCTGGTCCTCGAGCAGGAGTTCGACGCTCCCGGCGGCGGCCGGCGCACCCGCCGCGGCGTCCACGCGCGCGTGCGCGTGCAGCCCTACGGCCCCGGCGGCGTGCGCCCGCACGAGCGCACGCACCCCGGCCCCAAGGAGGACCGCCTCCGGCTCACCCGCGCGACGAAGGCCAACGTCTCGCCGATCTTCGTCCTGCACGACGACCCCGAGGGCACCGTCACCGACGCCCTCCAGCGCGCGATCGACGCCACGCCCCTCTACGCCTCGGCCACCGACGACGAGGGCACCGAGCAGCGCCTGCACCGCATCACCGACCCGGACCTCCTCGCCGCGGTCTGCGCCCCCTTCGCCGACCGCGAGCTCCTCATCGCCGACGGCCACCACCGCTACGAGACCGCCCGCGTCTACGCCGACGAACAGGGCGCCCAGGACGGCCCGCACCGCTTCGTCCTCGCCCACCTCGTCGCCCTGCAGGACCCCGGCCTCGCGGTCTTCCCCACGCACCGCCTCCTCGACGACCTCAAGGACCCGGTCACCCAGGAGCGCCTCGGGACCGCCCTCAAGGAGCTCTTCGACGTCACGCCCCTCCACAGCACCGACGAGCTGCGCCCGCCCGACGGCCAGGGACCCCTCACGCTCGGCTACCTCGACCGCCACTTCAACCAGCCCTTCCGCCTCGTCCTCAAGGACCAGGCCCGCGCCGACGCCGCCCTCCGGGACAAGCCCGCCGCGTTCCGCCACCTCGACACCGCCGTCCTCGAGGCCCTCGTCCTGCGCGATGTCCTGGGCATGACCGAGGACGACGTCGCCCACCTCAACGGCCTGGGCTACTCGCGCACGGACCGGGAGGCCGTGGAGCTCATCACGAGCGGCCGCTACGACTGCGGCTTCTTCCTGCGCGCGAGCCCCGTCGAGCAGGTCCGCGAGGTCGCCGCGACCGGCGAGGTCATGCCGCCGAAGTCGACGTTCTTCCACCCCAAGGTGCCGAGCGGGTTGACGTTCAACCCCTTGGCATACTCCAGGGCATGA
- a CDS encoding CoA pyrophosphatase, with translation MLVPLYVHDGAAHLVFTKRRDDLRRHPGEISFPGGRQDPEDPDLGATALREAEEEIGLPPDAVEVVGALQPVPTIATGFSVYPFVGLIEPGHAWTPSAGEVAAILELGLDDLRAGYRRERLLRRGIPFRTDVYVVGDQLIWGATARILGDLLERLDARADRDLAGR, from the coding sequence GTGCTCGTGCCGCTCTACGTCCACGACGGGGCGGCGCACCTCGTCTTCACCAAGCGCCGGGACGACCTGCGCCGCCACCCCGGCGAGATCTCGTTCCCCGGTGGCCGGCAGGACCCCGAGGACCCGGACCTCGGCGCGACCGCCCTGCGCGAGGCCGAGGAGGAGATCGGCCTGCCGCCCGACGCCGTCGAGGTGGTCGGTGCCCTGCAGCCCGTGCCGACGATCGCGACGGGCTTCAGCGTCTACCCCTTCGTCGGGCTCATCGAGCCGGGCCACGCCTGGACGCCCTCGGCCGGCGAGGTCGCCGCGATCCTCGAGCTCGGCCTCGACGACCTCCGCGCCGGCTACCGTCGCGAGCGGCTGCTGCGCCGGGGCATCCCCTTCCGCACCGACGTGTACGTCGTGGGCGACCAGCTGATCTGGGGCGCGACGGCCCGGATCCTCGGGGACCTCCTCGAGCGCCTCGACGCGCGCGCCGACCGCGACCTGGCCGGGAGGTAG
- a CDS encoding 3-hydroxyacyl-CoA dehydrogenase NAD-binding domain-containing protein — MIGVVGAGTMGSGIAQLGAMAGDGALVFDPVEGAAARGVDRAQAGLEKLRAKGRLEREPGVLRVAPSLDDLAGCEVVVEAAPERLDLKHELVAELSGIAPDAVLASNTSSIPITAIARAAADPSKVVGLHFFNPAPLMRLVELIPALQSSPASLDTARALGERMGRHVIEAADVPGFLVNRCNRPFGLEALRLLQERIADVATIDRIVRAAGFRMGPFELQDLVGIDVGLEVSRSFAELSFGEPRWRPSPLSAQRVAAGRLGRKTGEGWYRYAEGRPHRPEDPPAPEPGAPDGAGLVVVAGHLPVAFELAGLAAEAGFDVVDEEGADGEVPWLIVDCGGAEVPLQGGPQVLLCAEGSLHALDPSGSSAGFHWLPGAQLAELTRSSTTTDVAAARAEAFFHGLGLHTAWVGDAPGLVLGRIVCQLVNECAFAVGEGVGSAQDVDDGLQLGLNHPRGALEWADAVAPAHVLLVLEALREELGDAYRPAPLLRRLVACGEGFHGELDDGHDHDHHDHPH, encoded by the coding sequence GTGATCGGCGTCGTCGGCGCCGGGACGATGGGCTCCGGCATCGCCCAGCTCGGCGCCATGGCGGGCGACGGCGCGCTCGTGTTCGACCCCGTCGAGGGCGCGGCGGCGCGCGGGGTCGACCGGGCGCAGGCCGGCCTGGAGAAGCTGCGGGCCAAGGGCCGGCTCGAGCGCGAGCCGGGCGTGCTGCGGGTCGCGCCGTCGCTGGACGACCTCGCGGGCTGCGAGGTGGTCGTGGAGGCGGCGCCCGAGCGCCTCGACCTCAAGCACGAGCTCGTGGCCGAGCTGTCGGGCATCGCGCCAGACGCGGTCCTCGCCTCGAACACCTCCTCGATCCCGATCACGGCGATCGCGCGCGCCGCCGCCGACCCGTCGAAGGTCGTCGGGCTGCACTTCTTCAACCCCGCGCCGCTCATGCGGCTCGTCGAGCTCATCCCCGCGCTGCAGTCCTCGCCCGCGTCGCTCGACACCGCGCGGGCGCTGGGCGAGCGGATGGGCCGCCACGTCATCGAGGCCGCCGACGTGCCGGGCTTCCTGGTCAACCGCTGCAACCGTCCCTTCGGCCTGGAGGCCCTGCGGCTGCTGCAGGAGCGCATCGCGGACGTTGCGACGATCGACCGCATCGTCCGCGCCGCGGGCTTCCGCATGGGGCCCTTCGAGCTGCAGGACCTCGTCGGCATCGACGTCGGCCTCGAGGTCTCGCGGTCCTTCGCCGAGCTGTCGTTCGGCGAGCCGCGCTGGCGGCCCTCGCCGCTCAGCGCGCAGCGGGTGGCGGCAGGCCGGCTCGGCCGCAAGACCGGCGAGGGCTGGTACCGCTACGCGGAGGGCCGCCCGCACCGGCCCGAGGACCCGCCCGCGCCCGAGCCGGGCGCGCCGGACGGCGCGGGGCTCGTCGTCGTCGCCGGCCACCTGCCCGTCGCCTTCGAGCTCGCCGGTCTCGCCGCGGAGGCGGGCTTCGACGTCGTCGACGAGGAGGGCGCCGACGGCGAGGTGCCGTGGCTCATCGTCGACTGCGGGGGCGCGGAGGTCCCGCTGCAGGGCGGGCCGCAGGTGCTGCTGTGCGCCGAGGGCTCGCTGCACGCGCTCGACCCCAGCGGCAGCTCCGCCGGCTTCCACTGGCTGCCCGGCGCGCAGCTCGCCGAGCTCACCCGCTCCTCGACGACGACCGACGTCGCCGCGGCGCGGGCCGAGGCGTTCTTCCACGGCCTGGGCCTCCACACCGCGTGGGTCGGCGACGCGCCCGGCCTCGTCCTGGGCCGCATCGTCTGCCAGCTCGTCAACGAGTGCGCGTTCGCCGTCGGCGAGGGCGTCGGCTCGGCGCAGGACGTCGACGACGGCCTCCAGCTCGGCCTCAACCACCCACGCGGCGCGCTCGAGTGGGCCGACGCGGTCGCACCCGCCCACGTGCTGCTGGTCCTCGAGGCGCTGCGCGAGGAGCTCGGCGACGCCTACCGCCCCGCGCCGCTGCTGCGCCGGCTCGTCGCCTGCGGCGAGGGCTTCCACGGCGAACTCGACGACGGCCACGACCACGACCACCACGACCACCCGCACTGA
- a CDS encoding oxidoreductase, whose amino-acid sequence MVKNNDFPDARVLVTGGSRGIGAAIAERLAGAGAQVLATARSAPASTPEGVTFVEGDVSTADGIEAIAGAALDRLGGVDVLVNNAGATGTAAGGSWTIPPADWQSVLDVNLLAAVRLNAALLPQMLERGSGSIIHISSSAAYLTPGPTLHYAAAKAALTAYSKGLATELATRGIRVNTVTPGGVTTPGADAVREGIAGSLGITAAQLTAHVPLGMGAPIDIAEAVAFLASDRARWITGTDLVVDGGEKPTP is encoded by the coding sequence ATGGTCAAGAACAACGACTTCCCCGACGCGCGCGTCCTCGTCACCGGCGGCTCGCGCGGCATCGGCGCGGCGATCGCCGAGCGCCTGGCCGGCGCCGGCGCGCAGGTCCTCGCCACCGCCCGCAGCGCGCCCGCCAGCACCCCGGAGGGGGTGACCTTCGTCGAGGGCGACGTCTCGACGGCCGACGGCATCGAGGCGATCGCCGGGGCCGCGCTCGACCGGCTCGGCGGCGTCGACGTCCTGGTCAACAACGCCGGGGCGACGGGCACTGCCGCGGGCGGGTCGTGGACGATCCCGCCGGCCGACTGGCAGAGCGTCCTCGACGTGAACCTCCTGGCGGCCGTGCGCCTCAACGCCGCGCTGCTGCCGCAGATGCTCGAGCGCGGCTCCGGCTCGATCATCCACATCTCCTCGAGCGCGGCCTACCTGACCCCGGGCCCGACGCTGCACTACGCCGCGGCGAAGGCGGCGCTCACGGCGTACTCCAAGGGCCTCGCGACCGAGCTGGCGACCCGGGGCATCCGGGTGAACACGGTCACCCCGGGTGGCGTGACGACCCCGGGCGCGGACGCCGTCCGGGAGGGCATCGCCGGCAGTCTGGGCATCACCGCGGCCCAGCTGACCGCTCACGTGCCGCTCGGCATGGGCGCGCCGATCGACATCGCCGAGGCGGTGGCGTTCCTGGCGTCGGACCGGGCGCGATGGATCACCGGCACGGACCTGGTGGTGGACGGCGGGGAGAAGCCCACGCCGTAG
- a CDS encoding RNA polymerase sigma factor has translation MKPFQRFLDEQRDGVWRYLVAAVGRQDADDLFQETFMAAMRAYPREPIANERAWALTIAHRKALDHHRARARRPVPVQDVPEVGVVDGHRVLEEPTWAQVRALPPKQRAAVLLRFAGDLAHAEVAAALGISEEAARRNVHEGLRKLRAEEAALR, from the coding sequence GTGAAGCCGTTCCAGCGGTTCCTCGACGAGCAGCGCGACGGCGTCTGGCGCTACCTCGTGGCGGCCGTGGGGCGGCAGGACGCCGACGACCTCTTCCAGGAGACGTTCATGGCCGCGATGCGTGCCTACCCCCGCGAGCCCATCGCCAACGAGCGCGCGTGGGCGCTGACGATCGCCCACCGCAAGGCGCTGGACCACCACCGTGCCCGCGCGCGGCGGCCCGTCCCCGTCCAGGACGTCCCCGAGGTCGGCGTCGTCGACGGCCATCGCGTGCTCGAGGAGCCGACGTGGGCGCAGGTCCGCGCGCTGCCGCCCAAGCAGCGTGCGGCGGTCCTGCTGCGCTTCGCCGGCGACCTCGCCCACGCCGAGGTCGCCGCGGCGCTCGGCATCAGCGAGGAGGCGGCGCGGCGCAACGTCCACGAGGGCCTGCGCAAGCTGCGCGCCGAGGAGGCCGCGCTGCGATGA
- a CDS encoding methylated-DNA--[protein]-cysteine S-methyltransferase has protein sequence MTEPLAPPPFDPEAAAAAAERFAAAAEPDVAYALHDTPVGRVVLAATRRGLVRVAYEDFNGGEDEVVDDLARRVSPRVLRAPARLDEVRRELDEFFAGERRAFDVALDWSLVQGFGRKVLQATARIPFGETGSYASVAAGAGSPKAVRAAGTALGRNPMPIVVPCHRVLRSGGALGGYTGGVQRKVTLLTVEGVLPA, from the coding sequence ATGACCGAGCCGCTGGCCCCTCCCCCGTTCGACCCCGAGGCCGCGGCCGCCGCGGCCGAGCGCTTCGCCGCCGCCGCCGAGCCGGACGTCGCCTACGCGCTGCACGACACGCCGGTCGGGCGGGTGGTCCTGGCGGCGACGCGGCGGGGGCTCGTGCGCGTCGCCTACGAGGACTTCAACGGCGGCGAGGACGAGGTGGTCGACGACCTCGCGCGGCGGGTGTCCCCGCGCGTGCTGCGCGCGCCCGCCCGCCTGGACGAGGTCCGACGCGAGCTCGACGAGTTCTTCGCCGGCGAGCGACGCGCGTTCGACGTCGCGCTGGACTGGTCGCTCGTGCAGGGCTTCGGGCGCAAGGTGCTGCAGGCGACGGCGCGGATCCCGTTCGGCGAGACCGGCTCGTACGCGTCGGTCGCCGCGGGCGCGGGGTCACCCAAGGCGGTGCGCGCGGCGGGGACCGCGCTCGGGCGCAACCCGATGCCGATCGTCGTCCCGTGCCACCGCGTGCTGCGCAGCGGCGGTGCGCTGGGCGGCTACACCGGCGGCGTGCAGCGCAAGGTCACGCTGCTCACCGTCGAAGGCGTCCTGCCCGCCTGA
- a CDS encoding SDR family NAD(P)-dependent oxidoreductase codes for MPAVSEAVLVTGCSSGIGRATAERLAARGHTVYATARRVEALSDLAARGCRTLALDVCDEASMRAAVDEVVAREGAVGVLVNNAGYSQSGALESLAMEDVRRQFETNVFGLLRLSQLCLPGMRDQGWGRVVNVSSMGGRLVFPGGGAYHATKYAVEALSDALRFEVAGFGVAVTVVEPGLIRTAFGDAATGAIPEAAGPYASFNRAVSDATAGAYRGPMARLAAPPEAVAKAIESAIGKPRPRIVVGASAHVMLTQRKLVGDRVWDRMMRLQFPRPGA; via the coding sequence ATGCCGGCCGTCTCCGAGGCCGTCCTGGTCACCGGGTGCTCCTCCGGGATCGGGCGGGCGACCGCCGAGCGCCTCGCGGCGCGCGGCCACACCGTCTACGCGACCGCGCGGCGGGTCGAGGCGCTGTCCGACCTCGCCGCGCGCGGGTGCCGGACGCTCGCGCTCGACGTCTGCGACGAGGCGTCGATGCGGGCGGCCGTCGACGAGGTGGTCGCGCGCGAGGGTGCCGTCGGCGTGCTCGTCAACAACGCGGGCTACTCGCAGTCCGGGGCGCTCGAGTCGCTGGCGATGGAGGACGTGCGCCGCCAGTTCGAGACGAACGTCTTCGGCCTGCTGCGCCTCAGCCAGCTCTGCCTGCCGGGCATGCGCGACCAGGGCTGGGGGCGCGTGGTGAACGTCTCGTCGATGGGCGGGCGGCTCGTCTTCCCGGGCGGCGGGGCCTACCACGCGACGAAGTACGCGGTCGAGGCGCTCAGCGACGCGCTGCGCTTCGAGGTCGCGGGCTTCGGGGTCGCGGTGACCGTCGTCGAGCCCGGCCTCATCCGCACGGCGTTCGGCGACGCGGCGACGGGCGCGATCCCGGAGGCCGCCGGGCCGTACGCGTCGTTCAACCGGGCGGTGAGCGACGCGACCGCCGGCGCCTACCGCGGGCCGATGGCGCGGCTGGCCGCGCCGCCCGAGGCGGTGGCCAAGGCGATCGAGTCGGCGATCGGCAAGCCGCGTCCGCGGATCGTCGTCGGCGCTTCGGCGCACGTGATGCTCACGCAGCGCAAGCTCGTGGGCGATCGCGTCTGGGACCGGATGATGCGGCTGCAGTTCCCGCGCCCCGGCGCCTGA
- a CDS encoding NAD(P)H-binding protein, which produces MRLLMVGGGRHGLALARELVADGHAVRAVTRDEAKRGELEAAGCECWIGDPDRIGTLRYALENVTVLLWLLAGADAEPLHGSRLKMMLEKTTDTTVRGVVYEAGGPFEASGLAEMEHALKTNEIPFAVLRADCADQAAWVARARAAIDEVLQVEHV; this is translated from the coding sequence GTGAGGCTGCTCATGGTCGGGGGCGGGCGCCACGGCCTCGCCCTCGCGCGCGAGCTCGTCGCCGACGGCCACGCCGTCCGGGCGGTCACGCGCGACGAGGCCAAACGCGGCGAGCTCGAGGCGGCGGGCTGCGAGTGCTGGATCGGCGACCCCGACCGGATCGGCACCCTGCGCTACGCCCTGGAGAACGTCACGGTCCTGCTGTGGCTCCTGGCCGGCGCCGACGCCGAGCCGCTCCACGGCTCGCGCCTGAAGATGATGCTCGAGAAGACGACCGACACCACGGTGCGGGGCGTGGTCTACGAGGCCGGCGGGCCGTTCGAGGCCTCAGGCCTGGCCGAGATGGAGCACGCGCTCAAGACCAACGAGATCCCGTTCGCGGTCCTGCGCGCCGACTGCGCCGACCAGGCCGCGTGGGTCGCGCGGGCGCGCGCGGCGATCGACGAGGTCCTGCAGGTCGAGCACGTCTAG
- a CDS encoding MOSC domain-containing protein, with protein MRGSFARCLASVLGVEVHTVPLPEAGEHPVAPLRTWLAERALGPVPIREPREFSWGGPWIAVHEGGACTVQFGSPAGPVYDPDGAGTAPVVEGWAISPLDVALWRHGGAGDPGRGEVVELLVAPEAEAPMTAVAEVVAEAGRGLEGDRYWAARGTFTDGRPGGALTLVDAAVLDDVGLRGAAARRNVVTRGVELNALVGREFLLGEVRCRGRRLCEPCAHLDRLSGPGLLRPLVHRGGLRADVVSTGTIRLGDEVRATGV; from the coding sequence ATGCGGGGGTCCTTCGCGCGGTGCCTGGCCTCGGTGCTGGGCGTCGAGGTCCACACCGTCCCGCTGCCCGAGGCGGGCGAGCACCCGGTCGCGCCGCTGCGCACGTGGCTGGCCGAGCGCGCGCTGGGGCCGGTGCCGATCCGCGAGCCGCGGGAGTTCAGCTGGGGCGGTCCGTGGATCGCGGTCCACGAGGGCGGCGCCTGCACCGTCCAGTTCGGCTCGCCGGCCGGCCCGGTCTACGACCCCGACGGCGCGGGCACGGCGCCGGTCGTCGAGGGCTGGGCGATCTCGCCGCTCGACGTCGCGCTGTGGCGCCACGGAGGCGCGGGCGACCCGGGGCGCGGCGAGGTCGTCGAGCTGCTCGTGGCGCCGGAGGCCGAGGCGCCCATGACCGCGGTCGCGGAGGTCGTCGCCGAGGCGGGCCGCGGGCTGGAGGGCGACCGCTACTGGGCGGCGCGCGGGACGTTCACCGACGGTCGGCCCGGGGGCGCGCTGACGCTCGTGGACGCCGCCGTGCTCGACGACGTCGGGCTGCGCGGCGCGGCGGCACGCCGCAACGTCGTCACCCGCGGCGTCGAGCTCAACGCGCTGGTCGGCCGCGAGTTCCTGCTCGGCGAGGTCCGCTGCCGCGGCCGGCGCCTGTGTGAGCCCTGCGCCCACCTGGACCGCCTCTCGGGCCCCGGCCTCCTGCGCCCGCTCGTGCACCGCGGCGGCCTGCGCGCCGACGTCGTCAGCACCGGCACCATCCGCCTCGGCGACGAGGTCCGAGCGACCGGCGTCTGA
- a CDS encoding acyl-CoA dehydrogenase family protein, which produces MDFSLTDEQELVRATAKQFAHEVVAPRARESARNARFDVELVGKIAEQGYLGAIVPREYGGAGLDYRTYGLVVEAVGGVDSAMRTVISVQTSLVCSAILRWGTEEQKQAWLPRLCSGEALGCFCLTEPDTGSDAANQRTRAAKVDGGWRITGSKMWISLGNHAKLALVFAQTDPEKGHRGLAAFLVDTDQDGFQPQEIHGKMGLHASDTASIALDDVFAPDAALLGEVGDGFKVAMGALDSGRFSVAAGCVGICQDCLDESTRYATERRQFDRPIASFQLVQAMLAEMRVKTDAARLLVWRAGWLKDTGQPNTTETSIAKLFATEAAQWCANEAIQVHGGAGYVDDHPVERHFRDVRVTTLYEGTSQIQRLIIGRSLTGINALVPS; this is translated from the coding sequence ATGGACTTCAGCCTCACCGACGAGCAGGAGCTCGTCCGCGCCACCGCCAAGCAGTTCGCCCACGAGGTCGTCGCCCCGCGGGCCCGCGAGAGCGCCCGCAACGCGCGCTTCGACGTCGAGCTGGTCGGCAAGATCGCCGAGCAGGGCTACCTGGGGGCGATCGTCCCGCGCGAGTACGGGGGCGCCGGCCTGGACTACCGGACCTACGGCCTGGTCGTCGAGGCCGTCGGCGGGGTCGACAGCGCGATGCGCACGGTCATCAGCGTGCAGACGTCGCTCGTCTGCTCGGCGATCCTCAGGTGGGGCACCGAGGAGCAGAAGCAGGCGTGGCTGCCGCGGCTGTGCTCGGGCGAGGCGCTGGGCTGCTTCTGCCTCACCGAGCCCGACACCGGCTCGGACGCCGCCAACCAGCGCACGCGCGCGGCGAAGGTCGACGGCGGCTGGCGCATCACCGGCTCGAAGATGTGGATCTCGCTGGGCAACCACGCGAAGCTCGCGCTCGTCTTCGCCCAGACCGACCCCGAGAAGGGCCACCGCGGCCTGGCGGCGTTCCTCGTCGACACCGACCAGGACGGCTTCCAGCCGCAGGAGATCCACGGGAAGATGGGCCTGCACGCGTCGGACACCGCCTCGATCGCGCTCGACGACGTCTTCGCCCCCGACGCCGCGCTGCTCGGCGAGGTCGGCGACGGCTTCAAGGTGGCGATGGGCGCCCTGGACTCCGGCCGCTTCTCGGTCGCCGCGGGCTGCGTCGGGATCTGCCAGGACTGCCTGGACGAGTCGACGCGCTACGCCACCGAGCGCCGGCAGTTCGACCGGCCCATCGCCTCCTTCCAGCTCGTGCAGGCGATGCTCGCCGAGATGCGCGTGAAGACCGACGCGGCGCGGCTGCTCGTCTGGCGGGCGGGATGGCTGAAGGACACCGGCCAGCCCAACACGACGGAGACGTCGATCGCCAAGCTCTTCGCCACCGAGGCGGCGCAGTGGTGTGCCAACGAGGCCATCCAGGTCCACGGCGGCGCGGGCTACGTCGACGACCACCCCGTCGAGCGCCACTTCCGCGACGTGCGGGTCACCACGCTCTACGAGGGCACCTCGCAGATCCAGCGGCTGATCATCGGCCGCTCGCTCACCGGCATCAACGCGCTCGTGCCCTCGTGA